A window of Pararhodobacter sp. genomic DNA:
GCCTCGTTGAGTTCCCACAGGCCGATATCGTCGATCTTCAGGCCGTGCAGTTTCAACAGTTTCGGGATGGCGTAGATCGGACCGATCCCCATTTCCTCGGGTGGGCACCCGGCCACTGCCATACCGCGATAAATGCCGAGCGGCTGCAGGCCACGCTGCATCGCCAGTTGGCCGGACATCAATACACAGGCTGACGCGCCATCCGATAGCTGACTGGCATTGCCAGCCGTCACGGTGCCGCCTTCGATCACCGGCTTCAGCGCTGCGAGGCTCTCGAGCGTCGTTTCTGGCCGGTTGCACTCGTCACGATCCAGCGTCACGGGACGTTCGCTGACGGCACCCGTCGCCCTGTCGGTGACCTGCATCACGGTCGAGAACGGTACGATTTCTGCGTCGAACAGCCCGGCAGCCTGCGCCGCAGCGGTGCGGGTCTGGCTTTCAGCGGCATAGGCGTCCTGCGCCTCGCGGGTGATGCCGTATTTCTCGGCGACGAACTCTGCGGTTTGCAGCATGGGCATATACGCGTGCTGCATGGCTGCGATGACGTTTGGGTCGCGGGTTTCGGCGATCCAGCGAAAATAGGCATCCTGAACCGCCGTGATGTTTTCCTGCCCGCCCGCCGCGACCACGTCTTGCCCGTCAACGATGATCTGCTTGGCTGCGGTCGCAATCGCCATCAGGCCAGACGCGCATTGCCGGTCAATCACTTGCGCCGCCGCCGAGGCGGGCAGCCCGGCCACAAAGCTGGCGTTGCGGGCCACGTTCATCCCCGCGGTTCCAGAGGTCAGGACCGATCCGATGACCACATCCTCGATCTCGGCCGGGTCCACCCCCGCGCGCGCAACGGCATGGCGCAGCGCATGGCCCAGCAATGTGGGTGATTTTGTGGCGTTCAGGCTGCCGCGATAGGCCTTGCCAATGCCCGTCCGGGCGGTGGAAACGATGACGGCTTCTCTCATTTTGTCTCTCCCATGTGTGTGTTGGCGGTGGCCTGCAGGTCACTGATCCGTACCCCGCTTTGGGCCAATTTGCGCAAGAGCGGCGCGACAGTCCAATCGCCCCGCTCGTTCCCCAAGGTCGCGGCGTAGTGATCCATGCGCGCGACGATCCGCGCCAGCCCGATCTGGTCGGCCATGAACAGCGGCCCGCCGCGCCAGGCGGGAAACCCGTAACCGGCGGTCCAGACCACATCAATGTCGCCCGGACGATAGGCAATGCCTTCATCCAGGATCTGCGCTGCCTCGTTTACCATCGGGAACAGCAGGCGCTCAAAGATTTCATCCCGCGACAGGGTGCGCCGCGTGATGCTGTGCGTTGTGGCCAGTTCCGCAGCCAGCGCCTGGGTTTCGGGGTTTGGGTGCGCAAGACGGCCCTCATACCGATAATAGCCGTGCCCGGTTTTCTGACCATGCGCGCCTTGGTCGTACATCGCGCGGCAGAGCGCGCGATAGGCCGGATCATGGGGGCCTGATCCAGACTTCATCCACTCGATCACCGTGCGCGCGC
This region includes:
- a CDS encoding acetyl-CoA C-acyltransferase gives rise to the protein MREAVIVSTARTGIGKAYRGSLNATKSPTLLGHALRHAVARAGVDPAEIEDVVIGSVLTSGTAGMNVARNASFVAGLPASAAAQVIDRQCASGLMAIATAAKQIIVDGQDVVAAGGQENITAVQDAYFRWIAETRDPNVIAAMQHAYMPMLQTAEFVAEKYGITREAQDAYAAESQTRTAAAQAAGLFDAEIVPFSTVMQVTDRATGAVSERPVTLDRDECNRPETTLESLAALKPVIEGGTVTAGNASQLSDGASACVLMSGQLAMQRGLQPLGIYRGMAVAGCPPEEMGIGPIYAIPKLLKLHGLKIDDIGLWELNEAFAVQALYCRDHLGIDPARYNVNGGGISVGHPYGMTGARLTGHALIEGKRRGARYVVVTMCVGGGMGAAALFETA